A stretch of Brassica rapa cultivar Chiifu-401-42 chromosome A08, CAAS_Brap_v3.01, whole genome shotgun sequence DNA encodes these proteins:
- the LOC103832637 gene encoding oligouridylate-binding protein 1A isoform X2: MQNQRLKQQQQQAMMQQAMMQQQHHSLYHPSLMAPPPPPLQMEPLPSGNLPPGFDPSTCRSVYAGNIHTQVTEVLLQEIFASTGPVESCKLIRKDKSSYGFVHYFDRRSAGLAIMSLNGRHLFGQPIKVNWAYATGQREDTSSHFNIFVGDLSPEVTDAALFESFSAFNTCSDARVMWDQKTGRSRGFGFVSFRNQQDAQTAINEMNGKWISSRQIRCNWATKGATFGEDKHSSDGKSVVELTNGSEDGREISISNEEAPENNPQYTTVYVGNLAPEVTQLDLHRLFHTLGAGVIEEVRVQRDKGFGFVRYNTHDEAALAIQMGNSQPFLFSRPIKCSWGNKPTPTGTPSNPLPPPAPVPVPGLSPMDLLAYERQLALAKMHPQAQHSLRHVNAAGASAAMYDGGFQNVAAAHQQLMYYQ; encoded by the exons ATGCAGAACCAGAGGCTgaaacagcaacaacaacaagcaATGATGCAGCAAGCGATGATGCAACAGCAGCATCACTCTCTCTATCATCCTAGTCTTatggctcctcctcctcctcctc ttcagaTGGAGCCTTTGCCAAGTGGAAACCTTCCTCCTGGTTTTGATCCCAGCACTTGCCGTAGTGT GTATGCAGGCAACATCCATACGCAGGTCACTGAGGTTCTTCTTCAAGAGATTTTTGCTAGCACCGGCCCTGTTGAAAGCTGTAAGCTCATCAGAAAGGATAAG TCTTCATATGGATTTGTTCACTACTTTGATCGGAGATCTGCTGGTTTGGCTATCATGTCTCTTAACGGAAGGCATCT GTTTGGACAGCCTATCAAAGTTAATTGGGCGTATGCCACCGGTCAAAGGGAAGATACATCAA GCCATTTCAACATTTTTGTTGGAGATCTCAGTCCAGAGGTCACTGATGCAGCACTGTTTGAGAGCTTTTCTGCCTTCAACACTTGCTC CGATGCAAGAGTGATGTGGGATCAGAAAACTGGACGCTCGAGAGGCTTTGGGTTTGTTTCCTTCCGCAATCAGCAG GATGCTCAAACTGCCATAAATGAGATGAATG GTAAATGGATAAGTAGCAGACAAATCAGATGCAACTGGGCGACAAAAGGTGCTACTTTTGGTGAGGACAAACATAGCTCTGATGGAAAAAGTGTCGTTGAACTTACAAACGGCTCAGAGGACGGTAGAGAGATCTCAATCTCAAACGAAGAAGCTCCTGAAAACAATCCTCAGTATACCACTGTCTATGTAGGAAACCTCGCTCCAGAA GTAACTCAGCTTGATCTACACCGTCTGTTCCATACACTTGGCGCTGGAGTGATTGAGGAGGTCCGTGTCCAGCGAGACAAGGGCTTTGGTTTTGTGAGATATAACACTCACGACGAGGCTGCTCTTGCTATTCAAATGGGCAACTCTCAGCCTTTCCTCTTTAGCAGACCCATAAAG TGCTCATGGGGAAACAAACCAACTCCAACAGGAACACCCTCAAACCCACTTCCCCCACCAGCGCCGGTTCCAGTCCCTGGTTTATCCCCAATGGACCTGTTGGCCTATGAGAGGCAACTGGCTCTAGCCAAGATGCATCCTCAGGCTCAGCATTCTCTAAGGCATGTAAATGCAGCTGGAGCAAGTGCAGCTATGTACGATGGTGGGTTTCAGAATGTAGCTGCGGCGCATCAGCAGCTCATGTACTATCAGTAA
- the LOC103832637 gene encoding oligouridylate-binding protein 1A isoform X3: MQNQRLKQQQQQAMMQQAMMQQQHHSLYHPSLMAPPPPPQMEPLPSGNLPPGFDPSTCRSVYAGNIHTQVTEVLLQEIFASTGPVESCKLIRKDKSSYGFVHYFDRRSAGLAIMSLNGRHLFGQPIKVNWAYATGQREDTSSHFNIFVGDLSPEVTDAALFESFSAFNTCSDARVMWDQKTGRSRGFGFVSFRNQQDAQTAINEMNGKWISSRQIRCNWATKGATFGEDKHSSDGKSVVELTNGSEDGREISISNEEAPENNPQYTTVYVGNLAPEVTQLDLHRLFHTLGAGVIEEVRVQRDKGFGFVRYNTHDEAALAIQMGNSQPFLFSRPIKCSWGNKPTPTGTPSNPLPPPAPVPVPGLSPMDLLAYERQLALAKMHPQAQHSLRHVNAAGASAAMYDGGFQNVAAAHQQLMYYQ, from the exons ATGCAGAACCAGAGGCTgaaacagcaacaacaacaagcaATGATGCAGCAAGCGATGATGCAACAGCAGCATCACTCTCTCTATCATCCTAGTCTTatggctcctcctcctcctcctcag aTGGAGCCTTTGCCAAGTGGAAACCTTCCTCCTGGTTTTGATCCCAGCACTTGCCGTAGTGT GTATGCAGGCAACATCCATACGCAGGTCACTGAGGTTCTTCTTCAAGAGATTTTTGCTAGCACCGGCCCTGTTGAAAGCTGTAAGCTCATCAGAAAGGATAAG TCTTCATATGGATTTGTTCACTACTTTGATCGGAGATCTGCTGGTTTGGCTATCATGTCTCTTAACGGAAGGCATCT GTTTGGACAGCCTATCAAAGTTAATTGGGCGTATGCCACCGGTCAAAGGGAAGATACATCAA GCCATTTCAACATTTTTGTTGGAGATCTCAGTCCAGAGGTCACTGATGCAGCACTGTTTGAGAGCTTTTCTGCCTTCAACACTTGCTC CGATGCAAGAGTGATGTGGGATCAGAAAACTGGACGCTCGAGAGGCTTTGGGTTTGTTTCCTTCCGCAATCAGCAG GATGCTCAAACTGCCATAAATGAGATGAATG GTAAATGGATAAGTAGCAGACAAATCAGATGCAACTGGGCGACAAAAGGTGCTACTTTTGGTGAGGACAAACATAGCTCTGATGGAAAAAGTGTCGTTGAACTTACAAACGGCTCAGAGGACGGTAGAGAGATCTCAATCTCAAACGAAGAAGCTCCTGAAAACAATCCTCAGTATACCACTGTCTATGTAGGAAACCTCGCTCCAGAA GTAACTCAGCTTGATCTACACCGTCTGTTCCATACACTTGGCGCTGGAGTGATTGAGGAGGTCCGTGTCCAGCGAGACAAGGGCTTTGGTTTTGTGAGATATAACACTCACGACGAGGCTGCTCTTGCTATTCAAATGGGCAACTCTCAGCCTTTCCTCTTTAGCAGACCCATAAAG TGCTCATGGGGAAACAAACCAACTCCAACAGGAACACCCTCAAACCCACTTCCCCCACCAGCGCCGGTTCCAGTCCCTGGTTTATCCCCAATGGACCTGTTGGCCTATGAGAGGCAACTGGCTCTAGCCAAGATGCATCCTCAGGCTCAGCATTCTCTAAGGCATGTAAATGCAGCTGGAGCAAGTGCAGCTATGTACGATGGTGGGTTTCAGAATGTAGCTGCGGCGCATCAGCAGCTCATGTACTATCAGTAA
- the LOC103832634 gene encoding aldehyde dehydrogenase family 7 member A1, which produces MGSASKEYEFLSEIGLSSSHNLGNYVGGKWLGNGPLVSTLNPANNQPIAQVVEASLEDYEIGLKACEEAAKTWMQVPAPKRGDIVRQIGDALRSKLDYLGRLLSLEMGKILAEGIGEVQEVIDMCDFAVGLSRQLNGSVIPSERPNHMMLEMWNPLGIVGVITAFNFPCAVLGWNACIALVCGNCVVWKGAPTTPLITIAMTKLVAEVLEKNHLPGAIFTAMCGGAEIGEAIAKDTRIPLVSFTGSSKVGLTVQQTVSARSGKTLLELSGNNAIIVMDDADIQLAARSVLFAAVGTAGQRCTTCRRLLLHESVYDKVLEQLLTSYKQVKIGDPLEKGTLLGPLHTPESKKNFEKGIEVIKSQGGKVLTGGKAVEGEGNFVEPTIIEISSDAAVVKEELFAPVLYALKFKTFEEAVAINNSVPQGLSSSIFTRSPENIFKWIGPMGSDCGIVNVNIPTNGAEIGGAFGGEKATGGGREAGSDSWKQYMRRSTCTINYGNELPLAQGINFG; this is translated from the exons ATGGGTTCAGCGAGCAAAGAGTATGAGTTTCTGAGTGAGATTGGGTTAAGCAGCTCTCACAACCTTGGAAACTACGTTGGTGGCAAATGGCTAGGAAACGGACCTCTTGTTTCTACTCTGAACCCTGCTAACAATCAG CCAATTGCTCAAGTGGTTGAAGCTTCTCTTGAAGACTACGAGATAGGTCTCAAAGCTTGTGAGGAAGCAGCTAAGACATGGATGCAG GTTCCTGCTCCCAAGAGAGGTGATATTGTGAGACAAATTGGAGATGCGCTAAGATCCAAACTTGACTATCTTGGCCGTCTTCTTTCTCTTGAAATGGGAAAGATCCTTGCTGAAGGCATCGGTGAAGTTCAG GAAGTGATTGACATGTGTGATTTTGCTGTTGGTTTGAGCCGACAACTCAATGGTTCAGTCATACCTTCAGAAC GCCCAAACCATATGATGTTGGAG ATGTGGAATCCTCTTGGCATTGTCGGTGTCATCACAGCGTTTAACTTCCCTTGTGCAGTTCTTG GCTGGAATGCTTGCATTGCACTCGTCTGCGGAAACTGTGTAGTCTG GAAAGGTGCTCCAACTACACCATTGATAACTATCGCAATGACCAAACTAGTGGCTGAAGTTCTAGAGAAGAATCATTTACCCGGTGCCATCTTCACTGCCATGTGTGGTGGTGCTGAGATTGGTGAAGCAATAGCTAAGGACACACGCATTCCTCTAGTATCCTTTACTGGTAGCTCCAAG GTGGGCTTAACGGTGCAACAAACAGTGAGTGCGAGATCTGGCAAAACTCTTCTTGAGTTGAGTGGAAACAATGCGATCATAGTCATGGACGATGCTGACATTCAGTTAGCTGCACGTTCTGTTCTGTTTGCTGCGGTTGGAACAGCTGGTCAACGCTGCACAACTTGCCGTAGGCTG CTTTTGCATGAGAGTGTGTATGACAAAGTACTTGAGCAACTCCTTACTTCATACAAACAAGTCAAGATCGGTGATCCTCTTGAGAAAGGGACTTTGTTAGGACCTCTACATACTCCTGAATCAAAGAAAAACTTTGAGAAGGGGATTGAAGTCATCAAATCCCAG GGTGGCAAAGTACTAACGGGAGGTAAAGCAGTTGAAGGTGAAGGAAACTTTGTGGAGCCTACGATAATAGAGATATCATCAGATGCTGCTGTTGTTAAAGAAGAGCTCTTTGCTCCGGTTTTATATGCTCTCAAGTTTAAG ACATTTGAAGAAGCTGTTGCGATAAATAACTCGGTTCCTCAAGGTCTAAGCAGCTCTATATTCACTCGTAGCCCCGAGAACATCTTCAAGTGGATAGG ACCAATGGGAAGTGACTGTGGGATAGTGAATGTGAACATACCGACGAATGGAGCTGAGATAGGAGGAGCTTTTGGAGGTGAGAAAGCGACTGGTGGTGGTCGTGAAGCTGGTAGTGACTCTTGGAAGCAGTATATGCGCCGTTCCACTTG CACGATCAACTACGGGAACGAGTTACCTCTAGCGCAAGGAATCAACTTCGGTTAA
- the LOC103832635 gene encoding exocyst complex component EXO70A1 produces MESPDIRGGDGSDFATLETAEKIILRWDSTTSEEAKENLIFQSDREEVDRYLQAVDEVQRLVSSVSISDSRHEVKARSTIQIAMARLEDELRNILLSQTSTFEPDSLLLDSSASSFATRADLEDTEAVAADEGEGEGEEQEEMNLVLPDGSDSNSGSDPGSSRLSSRRSSCKSTSSIREIDLVSSEAVSDLRSIVHRMIGAGYSRECLQVYGNVRKSAMETIFKQLGIVKLGIGDVQRLDWEVVEVKIRRWIRAAKACVRVVFASEKRLCEQIFDGGEVEETCFMEIVKSSALQLFTFPEAISISRRSPEKLFKILDLHDALADLLPDMEEIFNSESSETILVQATEIQSRLAEAARGTLVEFENAIFREPSVVPVPGGTIHPLTRYVMNYLNLIADYKQTLVELIMSKPCAGLKCTNDPVKPDMDISQLEGCSPLALHCIWTMVMLQFNLEGKSLHYKDEALSHIFIMNNVHYIVQKVKSSTELREIIGDLYLRRLTGIFRHAATKYQRATWVRVLNSLRDEGLHVSGSFSSGVSKSALRERFKAFNTMFEEVHRVQSTWSVPDVQLREELRISLSEHLIPAYRSFLGRFRGHIESGRHPENYLKYSVENLETAVLDFFEGYTTAPHLRRSQ; encoded by the coding sequence ATGGAATCACCGGATATTCGCGGCGGCGACGGTTCGGATTTCGCGACGCTCGAGACGGCGGAGAAGATAATACTCCGGTGGGACTCAACAACCTCCGAGGAAGCGAAAGAGAATCTCATCTTCCAAAGCGAtcgcgaggaagtggatcggtACTTGCAAGCAGTCGACGAAGTCCAGCGCCTCGTCTCCTCCGTCTCCATCTCCGATAGCCGCCACGAAGTCAAAGCTAGGTCAACGATACAAATCGCCATGGCGAGGCTCGAGGACGAGCTCCGAAACATCCTCCTCTCGCAGACCTCAACCTTCGAACCCGACTCTCTCCTCCTCGATTCCTCAGCTTCCTCCTTCGCTACACGAGCCGATCTCGAAGACACCGAAGCGGTTGCTGCTGATGAAGGTGAAGGTGAGGGAGAGGAGCAGGAGGAAATGAATCTGGTTCTACCGGACGGTTCAGATTCAAATTCCGGTTCAGACCCCGGTTCGAGCCGGTTATCGAGCCGAAGAAGCAGTTGCAAATCCACAAGCAGTATACGCGAGATCGATCTCGTCTCTTCCGAAGCCGTTTCCGATCTGAGATCGATCGTTCACCGCATGATCGGAGCTGGATACTCCCGCGAGTGCCTCCAGGTATACGGGAACGTTCGCAAATCCGCCATGGAGACGATCTTCAAGCAGCTGGGGATCGTGAAGCTAGGGATCGGCGACGTCCAGCGCCTTGACTGGGAGGTCGTCGAAGTGAAGATCAGGAGATGGATACGCGCGGCGAAGGCTTGCGTTAGGGTTGTGTTCGCGAGCGAGAAGCGTCTCTGCGAGCAGATATTCGACGGCGGAGAGGTGGAGGAGACTTGCTTCATGGAGATAGTGAAATCCTCTGCTCTGCAGCTTTTCACTTTCCCTGAAGCGATAAGTATAAGCAGAAGATCGCCCGAGAAGCTTTTCAAGATTCTTGATTTACACGATGCGTTGGCTGATTTGTTGCCGGATATGGAAGAGATCTTTAACTCGGAGTCCTCCGAGACGATTCTTGTTCAGGCAACTGAGATTCAATCTAGATTAGCGGAAGCGGCGAGAGGGACTCTTGTGGAGTTTGAGAACGCGATTTTTCGCGAGCCTTCGGTTGTTCCCGTCCCTGGAGGGACTATACATCCGTTGACGAGGTATGTGATGAACTATCTGAACTTGATTGCAGATTACAAGCAGACTCTGGTCGAGCTCATTATGTCGAAGCCCTGCGCGGGTTTGAAGTGTACTAATGATCCGGTAAAGCCAGATATGGATATAAGTCAGCTTGAAGGATGTTCACCATTAGCTCTGCATTGTATATGGACCATGGTGATGTTACAATTCAATCTAGAAGGGAAGTCTTTGCACTACAAAGACGAGGCGTTGTCGCATATCTTCATCATGAACAATGTGCATTACATAGTTCAGAAGGTTAAAAGCTCGACTGAGTTGAGAGAGATTATAGGAGACCTTTATTTGAGAAGGCTTACGGGGATATTTAGACACGCAGCGACTAAGTATCAGAGAGCCACATGGGTGAGAGTGTTGAATAGCTTGAGAGATGAAGGGTTGCATGTGAGTGGAAGCTTCTCTTCAGGTGTGTCGAAAAGTGCTTTGAGAGAGAGGTTTAAAGCTTTTAATACAATGTTTGAAGAGGTTCATAGGGTTCAGTCGACGTGGTCGGTTCCAGATGTTCAGCTTAGAGAAGAGTTAAGGATATCTTTGTCGGAGCATTTGATTCCGGCTTATAGATCGTTTCTTGGGAGATTCAGGGGACATATAGAGAGCGGAAGACATCCAGAGAACTACTTGAAGTACTCTGTTGAGAATCTTGAAACCGCAGTGTTGGATTTCTTTGAAGGATATACCACGGCGCCACATTTGAGACGGTCTCAGTGA
- the LOC103832637 gene encoding oligouridylate-binding protein 1A isoform X1, protein MQNQRLKQQQQQAMMQQAMMQQQHHSLYHPSLMAPPPPPLIQMEPLPSGNLPPGFDPSTCRSVYAGNIHTQVTEVLLQEIFASTGPVESCKLIRKDKSSYGFVHYFDRRSAGLAIMSLNGRHLFGQPIKVNWAYATGQREDTSSHFNIFVGDLSPEVTDAALFESFSAFNTCSDARVMWDQKTGRSRGFGFVSFRNQQDAQTAINEMNGKWISSRQIRCNWATKGATFGEDKHSSDGKSVVELTNGSEDGREISISNEEAPENNPQYTTVYVGNLAPEVTQLDLHRLFHTLGAGVIEEVRVQRDKGFGFVRYNTHDEAALAIQMGNSQPFLFSRPIKCSWGNKPTPTGTPSNPLPPPAPVPVPGLSPMDLLAYERQLALAKMHPQAQHSLRHVNAAGASAAMYDGGFQNVAAAHQQLMYYQ, encoded by the exons ATGCAGAACCAGAGGCTgaaacagcaacaacaacaagcaATGATGCAGCAAGCGATGATGCAACAGCAGCATCACTCTCTCTATCATCCTAGTCTTatggctcctcctcctcctcc tcttattcagaTGGAGCCTTTGCCAAGTGGAAACCTTCCTCCTGGTTTTGATCCCAGCACTTGCCGTAGTGT GTATGCAGGCAACATCCATACGCAGGTCACTGAGGTTCTTCTTCAAGAGATTTTTGCTAGCACCGGCCCTGTTGAAAGCTGTAAGCTCATCAGAAAGGATAAG TCTTCATATGGATTTGTTCACTACTTTGATCGGAGATCTGCTGGTTTGGCTATCATGTCTCTTAACGGAAGGCATCT GTTTGGACAGCCTATCAAAGTTAATTGGGCGTATGCCACCGGTCAAAGGGAAGATACATCAA GCCATTTCAACATTTTTGTTGGAGATCTCAGTCCAGAGGTCACTGATGCAGCACTGTTTGAGAGCTTTTCTGCCTTCAACACTTGCTC CGATGCAAGAGTGATGTGGGATCAGAAAACTGGACGCTCGAGAGGCTTTGGGTTTGTTTCCTTCCGCAATCAGCAG GATGCTCAAACTGCCATAAATGAGATGAATG GTAAATGGATAAGTAGCAGACAAATCAGATGCAACTGGGCGACAAAAGGTGCTACTTTTGGTGAGGACAAACATAGCTCTGATGGAAAAAGTGTCGTTGAACTTACAAACGGCTCAGAGGACGGTAGAGAGATCTCAATCTCAAACGAAGAAGCTCCTGAAAACAATCCTCAGTATACCACTGTCTATGTAGGAAACCTCGCTCCAGAA GTAACTCAGCTTGATCTACACCGTCTGTTCCATACACTTGGCGCTGGAGTGATTGAGGAGGTCCGTGTCCAGCGAGACAAGGGCTTTGGTTTTGTGAGATATAACACTCACGACGAGGCTGCTCTTGCTATTCAAATGGGCAACTCTCAGCCTTTCCTCTTTAGCAGACCCATAAAG TGCTCATGGGGAAACAAACCAACTCCAACAGGAACACCCTCAAACCCACTTCCCCCACCAGCGCCGGTTCCAGTCCCTGGTTTATCCCCAATGGACCTGTTGGCCTATGAGAGGCAACTGGCTCTAGCCAAGATGCATCCTCAGGCTCAGCATTCTCTAAGGCATGTAAATGCAGCTGGAGCAAGTGCAGCTATGTACGATGGTGGGTTTCAGAATGTAGCTGCGGCGCATCAGCAGCTCATGTACTATCAGTAA
- the LOC103832639 gene encoding inactive GDSL esterase/lipase-like protein 25, with the protein MANPTPHLFSLSFLSLLLLPHFPTVSLAQTLFVFGDGLYDAGNKQFVSSNRVDASFPPYGMTVGEPTGRWSDGRIVPDYLASFMGVPHIPPILNGTADFSHGANFAIADATVLGSPPETLTFSQQVIKFSDNKNKWSAQARSEAVYLFYIGSDDYLKFAKNNPNPSDDQKQAFVDRVITAIEAELKVIYGTGGRKFALHNLAPLGCLPAVKQANGNVQECVKLPSEMAELHNKKLLQLLVELSRQLSGFQYSFYDFFSSIKHRVIKSKTYTFETGMAACCGTGSVNGTSCSTNNVCSKPEDYLFFDGKHLTQEGNLQVGHLMWGADPVVVGPNNLRELLFLPLNTTVMLADIQEAMAAMSPKQNKIESLYDIKMMESEMENQWLYQDGKAVSFLI; encoded by the exons ATGGCGAATCCCACACCTcacctcttctctctctccttcttatcacttcttcttcttccccacTTCCCCACCGTCTCCTTGGCCCAGACGCTCTTCGTCTTCGGCGATGGTCTTTACGACGCCGGCAACAAACAGTTCGTCTCTTCGAACCGTGTCGACGCCAGCTTCCCTCCCTACGGAATGACTGTCGGAGAACCTACGGGACGGTGGTCCGACGGTCGTATCGTTCCAGACTACCTCG CTAGTTTCATGGGTGTTCCTCACATCCCTCCGATACTCAACGGCACGGCGGACTTCTCTCACGGCGCTAACTTCGCCATCGCCGACGCCACCGTCCTCGGCTCCCCTCCGGAGACg TTGACATTTTCACAACAAGTGATCAAGTTCTCGGACAACAAGAACAAGTGGTCAGCTCAAGCACGTTCTGAAGCTGTCTACTTGTTCTACATCGGCTCTGATGATTACTTGAAGTTTGCCAAGAACAATCCAAACCCCTCTGATGATCAGAAACAAGCTTTTGTGGATCGAGTCATCACCGCTATAGAAGCAGAACTaaag GTGATTTACGGGACTGGAGGCAGGAAGTTTGCGTTGCATAACTTGGCACCGTTGGGTTGCTTACCAGCCGTGAAACAAGCAAACGGAAACGTACAGGAGTGCGTGaagttgccttcggagatggcTGAGCTGCATAACAAGAAGCTGTTGCAGCTCTTGGTTGAACTTTCGAGACAACTCAGTGGCTTCCAGTACTCGTTTTACGACTTCTTCAGCTCCATCAAACACAGAGTTATCAAGTCTAAGACTTACA CATTTGAGACGGGAATGGCTGCTTGTTGTGGAACTGGCTCTGTCAATGGAACTAGTTGTTCCACTAACAATGTATGCTCCAAGCCTGAAGACTATCTCTTCTTTGACGGTAAGCATCTGACGCAAGAAGGGAACCTTCAAGTTGGGCATTTGATGTGGGGGGCTGATCCGGTAGTGGTTGGACCGAACAATCTCAGGGAGCTTCTTTTCCTTCCTTTGAACACTACGGTCATGTTAGCTGACATACAGGAGGCTATGGCTGCCATGAGCCCGAAGCAGAACAAAATAGAGTCACTTTATGATATCAAGATGATGGAGTCGGAGATGGAGAATCAGTGGCTTTATCAAGATGGTAAAGCTGTCTCCTTTCTGATCTAA
- the LOC103832636 gene encoding trihelix transcription factor ASIL1, with amino-acid sequence MEEEDETQSSPVDSSSPPAPSSPPVLPASNVTVASVTKPPPSSQSPSRNALALAVHTPSVTVNKNGRIGGGGGGRDDCWSEEATRVLINAWGDRFAEPGKGTLKQQQWHEVAEIVNGSGQCKYTKTDVQCKNRIDTVKKKYKQEKAKNGPSKWAFFKKLESLIGGGGGGKAPVVGARSSGPMRWHFRKRSASETESESEPEHSAESLPPPLQPLPKRLKMGESGVGEVAKAILGFTEAYEKAESGKIKLMLELEKERMKFVKEMELQRMQFLRTQMEITQKNQEEERGKLRINDDDDDRNVKNNGDVSS; translated from the coding sequence atggaggaagaagacgagACTCAGTCATCTCCAGTAGATTCCTCGTCACCACCAGCTCCTTCCTCTCCCCCAGTTTTACCCGCAAGCAACGTCACGGTGGCCTCCGTAACAAAACCGCCTCCCTCCTCTCAGTCTCCGTCTAGAAACGCGTTGGCTTTAGCTGTCCACACTCCCTCCGTCACCGTGAACAAAAACGGACGaatcggaggaggaggaggaggaagagacgACTGTTGGAGCGAGGAAGCGACGAGAGTTCTAATCAACGCGTGGGGGGATAGGTTCGCTGAGCCGGGGAAAGGAACGTTGAAGCAGCAGCAGTGGCACGAAGTAGCTGAGATCGTGAACGGGAGCGGTCAGTGCAAGTACACCAAGACAGATGTTCAGTGTAAGAACAGGATCGATACGGTTAAGAAGAAGTATAAGCAAGAGAAGGCCAAGAATGGGCCTAGCAAATGGGCCTTCTTCAAAAAGCTCGAGTCTTTGAtcggtggaggtggtggtgggaAGGCTCCGGTGGTGGGAGCACGTAGCTCGGGTCCGATGCGGTGGCATTTTAGGAAACGGAGTGCTTCCGAGACTGAGTCTGAGTCTGAACCTGAGCACTCAGCTGAGAGTCTTCCTCCACCGTTACAACCTTTGCCGAAGCGGTTGAAGATGGGTGAGTCTGGAGTTGGAGAAGTGGCGAAGGCGATTCTTGGGTTTACTGAGGCGTATGAGAAGGCGGAGAGTGGGAAGATTAAGCTGATGTTGGAGTTGGAGAAGGAGAGGATGAAGTTTGTTAAAGAGATGGAGTTGCAGAGGATGCAGTTCTTGAGAACTCAGATGGAGATTACGCAGAAGAATCAAGAGGAAGAGAGGGGGAAGCTAAGGatcaatgatgatgatgatgatcgcAATGTCAAGAATAATGGCGATGTAAGTAGCTGA
- the LOC103832638 gene encoding 17.4 kDa class III heat shock protein-like, translating to MSAVAINHLFGLPETIEKLIFPTSRSGEGNETRGGSNNNIPIDILESPKEYIFYVDIPGISKSDIQVTVEEERTLVIKSNGKRKREDHDESEEGCKYIRLERRLPQNLVKKFRLPEDADVEAVAAKYQDGVLTVTVGKVPPQPPKSKTVQIAVS from the exons ATGAGTGCTGTCGCGATCAACCACTTGTTCGGTTTGCCCGAGACCATCGAGAAGCTGATCTTCCCGACTTCCCGCTCCGGTGAAGGTAACGAGACTCGAGGAGGAAGCAACAACAACATCCCAATTGACATTCTTGAATCTCCCAAAGAGTACATCTTCTACGTTGACATCCCCGGAATCTCCAAATCCGACATCCAG gTGACTGTAGAGGAAGAGAGGACGCTGGTGATAAAGAGTAACgggaagaggaagagagaggaTCATGACGAGAGCGAAGAAGGATGCAAGTACATAAGGCTCGAGAGGAGACTTCCTCAGAATCTCGTGAAGAAGTTTCGGTTGCCTGAAGATGCTGACGTGGAGGCTGTGGCCGCTAAGTATCAAGATGGAGTTTTGACTGTTACCGTTGGGAAAGTACCGCCGCAGCCACCGAAGTCTAAGACGGTTCAAATCGCGGTTTCTTGA